A single region of the Chryseobacterium culicis genome encodes:
- the serC gene encoding 3-phosphoserine/phosphohydroxythreonine transaminase produces the protein MNKKHNFSAGPCILPQEVFEKSAQAILDFNGIGLSLLEISHRSKDFVAVMDEARAIVKRLMNLGDDYEVLYLGGGASLQFAMVPYNLMKVGGKAAYLDTGTWAAGAIKEAKKVGTVDVVGSSKEENYSFIPKDYTVGAEYDYFHCTSNNTIYGTQMKSFPEVDTLMVCDMSSDIFSRQLDFSKFDLIYAGAQKNMGPAGVTLVVIKKEILGKTGRENMFSILDYSQHIAKESMYNTPPVFPVYASLLTLQYLEKNGGIAAAEQRNEAKAKLLYDEIDSNPLFETFCVKEDRSLMNVSFKITNESKKEEFDNAWKAAGISGLNGHRSLGGYRASLYNALPIESVQVLVDVMKSIK, from the coding sequence ATGAACAAAAAGCACAACTTCAGCGCAGGACCATGTATTTTACCTCAAGAGGTATTTGAAAAATCAGCACAGGCTATCCTGGACTTTAACGGTATCGGATTGTCTCTTCTTGAAATCTCCCACAGAAGCAAGGATTTCGTTGCTGTAATGGATGAAGCGCGTGCCATTGTAAAAAGATTGATGAATCTTGGGGATGATTATGAAGTACTTTATTTAGGAGGAGGTGCCAGCCTGCAGTTTGCAATGGTTCCTTACAACCTGATGAAAGTAGGTGGAAAAGCAGCTTACCTGGATACAGGAACATGGGCAGCCGGAGCCATCAAAGAAGCAAAAAAAGTAGGAACGGTAGATGTAGTAGGCTCTTCAAAAGAAGAAAACTATTCTTTTATTCCTAAAGACTATACGGTAGGTGCAGAATATGATTATTTCCACTGTACTTCCAACAACACAATCTACGGAACTCAAATGAAATCTTTCCCTGAAGTGGATACCCTGATGGTATGTGATATGAGTTCTGATATTTTCTCAAGACAACTGGATTTCTCCAAGTTTGATCTGATCTATGCCGGTGCTCAAAAGAATATGGGACCTGCAGGAGTTACTTTGGTAGTGATAAAAAAAGAAATCCTTGGTAAAACAGGAAGAGAAAATATGTTTTCTATCCTGGATTATTCTCAGCACATCGCTAAAGAATCCATGTACAATACTCCACCGGTATTCCCTGTATATGCTTCTTTACTTACCCTTCAGTATCTTGAAAAAAACGGAGGAATTGCTGCTGCAGAACAGAGAAATGAAGCCAAAGCCAAGCTTTTATATGATGAAATCGACAGCAATCCGCTATTCGAAACTTTCTGCGTAAAAGAAGACCGTTCATTGATGAATGTTTCTTTCAAAATTACAAATGAAAGCAAGAAAGAAGAATTTGACAATGCATGGAAAGCTGCAGGTATCAGTGGATTAAACGGACACAGAAGCTTAGGCGGATACAGAGCTAGCTTATACAATGCCTTACCTATTGAAAGTGTACAGGTTTTGGTGGATGTAATGAAGTCTATCAAATAA
- a CDS encoding 4Fe-4S binding protein: MAIKITDECINCGACEPECPNNAIYEGAVDWKASDGTALQGTITMPSGLTVDANAPQEPVSDDVYFIVTDKCTECKGFHEEPQCAAVCPVDCCVPDEDHVESEDALLNKKAFLHGE, from the coding sequence ATGGCTATTAAAATAACTGATGAATGCATTAACTGCGGGGCTTGCGAACCGGAATGTCCAAATAATGCAATATATGAAGGAGCTGTAGATTGGAAAGCTTCTGACGGAACGGCTCTTCAAGGTACTATTACGATGCCGTCGGGACTTACTGTAGATGCCAACGCTCCACAGGAACCTGTAAGTGATGACGTATACTTCATTGTAACTGATAAATGTACAGAATGTAAAGGATTCCATGAAGAACCTCAGTGTGCTGCTGTATGTCCTGTAGACTGCTGCGTACCTGACGAGGATCACGTAGAATCAGAAGATGCTCTTCTTAATAAAAAAGCATTCTTACACGGCGAATAA
- a CDS encoding acyl-CoA reductase, with protein sequence MNTENQVLGLIKLSDYIKAFLAKKPEDHNEDDVDIELLLKRSEIENPWFTIDNQKFALQQWTDLLTEENIKNWLENYSISKISKRVGLILAGNIPLVGFHDVISVVLSNHIPVIKLSSKDKYIIPFLLKKWSAFSNENVTFEFVEKLENFDAVIATGSNNTARYLEYYFKNHLSIIRKNRTSVAVLKGDETNEELQLLAKDIFQYFGLGCRNVTRIFIPKDFVIDRLFENFLGFQDIINHNKYANNYDYNRAVYLLNQDKFWDNNFVMLKEDDKLFSPLSVINFSRYESLDDVKAFIAENEENIQCVVAKEDVGLNAIAFGEAQNPGLDTYADNVDTMKFLELV encoded by the coding sequence ATGAATACCGAAAATCAAGTTTTAGGACTTATTAAATTAAGTGATTATATAAAAGCGTTTTTAGCGAAGAAACCGGAAGATCACAATGAAGATGATGTTGATATTGAATTATTGTTAAAAAGATCTGAAATAGAAAATCCGTGGTTTACCATTGATAATCAGAAATTTGCTTTACAGCAATGGACAGATCTTTTGACTGAAGAGAACATCAAAAACTGGCTTGAAAATTATTCCATCTCTAAAATTTCAAAAAGAGTTGGACTTATTTTAGCCGGAAATATCCCTTTGGTAGGGTTTCACGATGTGATTTCTGTTGTTTTGAGCAATCATATTCCTGTGATTAAGCTGTCTTCAAAGGACAAGTATATAATTCCGTTTTTATTAAAGAAATGGAGTGCGTTTTCTAATGAAAATGTAACTTTTGAATTTGTAGAAAAATTAGAAAATTTTGATGCCGTTATTGCTACAGGAAGTAACAATACTGCGAGATATCTTGAATATTATTTTAAAAATCATTTAAGTATTATCCGCAAAAACAGAACTTCTGTTGCTGTGCTGAAGGGTGATGAAACGAATGAGGAACTGCAGTTATTAGCAAAAGATATTTTCCAGTATTTTGGATTAGGATGCAGAAATGTAACGAGAATTTTTATTCCGAAAGATTTTGTGATTGACAGACTGTTTGAAAACTTTCTAGGTTTCCAGGATATTATCAATCATAATAAATATGCCAACAATTATGACTATAACCGAGCTGTTTATCTTTTAAATCAGGATAAATTCTGGGATAATAATTTTGTGATGCTGAAAGAAGATGATAAACTGTTTAGCCCGCTTTCTGTAATTAATTTCAGCAGATATGAATCTTTGGATGATGTAAAAGCTTTTATTGCAGAAAATGAAGAAAATATTCAATGTGTAGTGGCAAAAGAAGACGTAGGATTGAATGCAATAGCTTTTGGTGAAGCACAAAATCCAGGCCTGGACACCTACGCTGATAATGTAGATACAATGAAATTTTTAGAACTGGTCTGA
- a CDS encoding peptidylprolyl isomerase yields MRKLLLGLALVGGQLIFAQKVTGAKVENSPKKEQQASISKEKISLYNDNFLKFIDALQASDRKTIDGLLSEKVKEIVTDNVLKKVKDGIDPNKKLEILKAGYYKTMDGLNHPSIKYKYAGESSSKEAITAVFEDDGKILGVLPAK; encoded by the coding sequence ATGAGAAAATTATTGCTCGGACTTGCTCTTGTAGGCGGACAGTTGATTTTTGCACAGAAAGTAACGGGTGCAAAGGTTGAAAACAGTCCCAAAAAAGAGCAACAGGCCAGTATAAGTAAGGAAAAGATCAGTTTGTATAATGATAACTTCCTTAAGTTTATTGATGCTTTACAAGCTTCTGACCGTAAGACTATTGATGGATTGCTTTCTGAGAAAGTGAAGGAAATTGTAACGGACAATGTTCTTAAAAAAGTTAAAGATGGCATTGATCCCAATAAAAAGCTTGAAATCTTAAAAGCAGGATATTACAAGACAATGGATGGTTTGAATCATCCGAGTATTAAATATAAATATGCAGGAGAATCATCTTCCAAAGAGGCTATTACAGCTGTATTTGAAGATGATGGAAAGATTTTAGGGGTATTGCCTGCGAAATAA
- a CDS encoding Bax inhibitor-1 family protein, whose product MMTDVLVAHSSDVEKANFYKKTYLHVALSILAFIGVETILLKTVPAELIAMMFGQRYIWLLIIGVFWLASVLASKWSLSQSKSTQYLGLGFYILLEAIIFMPLLFIATNIEGGANVIFQAATLTIAMFAGISAVAFTSKRDFSFLRNIIVIGGFISIGLIVGGMIFGFNLGLWFSVGMVILASATILYQTSKLKDSYGTNQYVGAALQLFASIMLLFWYILNILMSRRN is encoded by the coding sequence ATGATGACAGATGTTTTAGTCGCTCATTCTTCGGATGTGGAGAAAGCGAATTTTTACAAGAAGACGTATTTGCATGTTGCTTTATCGATTCTTGCTTTTATTGGAGTTGAAACGATATTATTAAAAACTGTTCCGGCAGAACTGATTGCAATGATGTTTGGTCAGAGATATATCTGGTTATTGATCATTGGAGTTTTCTGGTTAGCTTCTGTTTTGGCTTCAAAATGGTCTCTTTCACAAAGTAAATCCACTCAGTATCTGGGATTAGGATTTTATATCTTGCTGGAAGCGATTATCTTCATGCCGCTGCTTTTTATTGCAACAAATATTGAAGGGGGAGCTAATGTGATTTTCCAGGCTGCGACCTTAACAATTGCTATGTTTGCGGGTATTTCAGCAGTAGCATTTACCTCTAAAAGAGACTTTTCTTTCTTAAGAAATATCATTGTAATCGGTGGATTTATTTCAATCGGACTGATTGTTGGAGGAATGATCTTTGGTTTTAACCTTGGGCTGTGGTTTTCAGTAGGGATGGTAATCCTTGCTTCGGCTACCATTTTATATCAGACTAGTAAATTGAAAGATTCATATGGTACCAACCAGTATGTTGGAGCAGCATTACAGCTTTTTGCCTCCATTATGCTTTTGTTCTGGTATATCCTAAATATTCTGATGAGCAGAAGAAACTAA
- a CDS encoding DUF6952 family protein, with product MKLPVIRQFYQNQTPENLEKTLEVLESFCEFRGTSEEDLNVAGELITNICGALEVHANVQNGMSEKDALNSFAQKVLGSIDK from the coding sequence ATGAAATTACCCGTAATCAGACAGTTTTATCAGAATCAGACTCCTGAAAATCTTGAAAAAACATTAGAAGTACTGGAAAGTTTCTGTGAATTCAGAGGAACAAGCGAAGAAGACTTAAATGTTGCAGGAGAATTAATTACTAACATTTGCGGAGCTTTAGAAGTTCATGCTAATGTACAGAACGGAATGAGTGAAAAAGATGCTTTAAACTCTTTTGCACAAAAGGTTCTAGGGTCAATCGACAAATAA
- a CDS encoding thioredoxin family protein yields MYTELTEDTLQNIVNDNEKVVVQYGATWCGNCRIMKPKFKKLASENDTIPFLYVDAEKLPESRKLAKVDNLPTFAIFKNGELVNQVQSNQAESLINLFNELA; encoded by the coding sequence ATGTACACAGAATTAACCGAAGATACATTACAAAATATAGTTAACGACAACGAAAAAGTAGTTGTTCAATATGGCGCAACATGGTGCGGAAACTGCAGAATCATGAAGCCAAAATTCAAAAAATTAGCATCTGAAAATGATACTATCCCATTTTTATATGTAGATGCTGAGAAGCTTCCTGAAAGCAGAAAATTAGCAAAAGTAGACAACTTACCTACTTTCGCCATCTTTAAAAACGGAGAATTGGTCAACCAGGTTCAATCTAACCAGGCAGAAAGTTTAATTAACCTTTTTAACGAATTAGCATAA
- a CDS encoding peroxiredoxin, producing MSLVGKKFPNLTIDAMSEMGDDLRINILDEAVNNQQKVLLFWYPKDFTFVCPTELHAFQEALGEFEKRNTKVIGASCDTNEVHFAWLNTPKDNGGIEGVTYPLLADTHRQLANTLGIVDQDFEYDEDGNEVFTGSNVTYRATYLIDETGKIFHEAVNDMPLGRNVKEFLRLIDAYTHVQKHGEVCPANWEEGKDAMKADRTSTAEYLAKN from the coding sequence ATGTCTTTAGTAGGAAAAAAATTCCCAAATTTAACAATCGACGCAATGTCTGAAATGGGTGACGATCTAAGAATCAACATCCTTGATGAAGCAGTAAACAACCAGCAAAAAGTTCTTTTATTCTGGTACCCTAAAGATTTCACTTTCGTATGCCCTACTGAGCTTCACGCTTTCCAGGAGGCTTTAGGTGAATTCGAAAAAAGAAACACTAAAGTAATCGGTGCATCTTGTGATACTAACGAAGTACACTTCGCATGGTTGAACACACCAAAAGATAACGGAGGAATTGAAGGAGTAACTTACCCACTTTTAGCAGATACTCACAGACAATTGGCTAACACGTTAGGAATTGTTGATCAGGATTTCGAATATGATGAAGATGGAAATGAAGTTTTCACAGGTTCTAACGTAACTTACAGAGCTACTTACCTTATCGACGAAACTGGAAAAATCTTCCACGAAGCGGTAAACGATATGCCTCTAGGAAGAAACGTAAAAGAATTCTTAAGATTGATCGATGCTTACACGCACGTTCAAAAACATGGTGAAGTATGTCCTGCAAACTGGGAAGAAGGAAAAGATGCTATGAAAGCAGACAGAACTTCTACAGCAGAATACTTAGCAAAAAATTAA
- a CDS encoding M16 family metallopeptidase, with amino-acid sequence MNLLKKLTIATSIAAASFAGYAFGQDFQWKEATSNGYKYKFVTNDPTSARYYTLKNGLTVILSPTNKDPRIQTYIATKAGSKTDPADHTGLAHYLEHMLFKGTNQFGSKDWAKEKPLLDQIDALYEKYNQTKDEAKRKEIYKEIDRVSGEAAKFAIANEYDKMMAGMGADGTNAFTSFEQTVYTEDVPSNVLDKFLAVQAERFREPVLRLFHTELEAVYEEKNRSLDDDGDKVFDTMFANLFPNNNYGKQTTIGTIEHLKNPSLHAIREYYNNYYVPNNMGIIMSGDFNPDEVIAKIDKAFSYMKPKTIPEYKVGQEKPITSPVTKEVVGPNPENVMLGFRFPGASTKDARMLNLVGNMLTNGQAGLIDLDLVKKQKLLGAYAGSYALKDYSVLLLQGKPTEGQSLDEVKNLLLQEIDKLRKGEFSDDLIQSIVNNEKKGIIQKDEKYSSRASILMDEFTSDVDHKASLEYVDEISKLTKKDIMDFVSKYLQNNNYVAVYKRKGEDKSIVKVDKPTITPVSVNREDQSPFLKKIDEMPENPIAPVWLNYDKDIAKNKLADVDVLSVKNTDNALFRMYYHFDSGKWNNKILPLAAEYLQYLGTKDKSSEIISKEFYKLASSFNVSAGNEETYVSLEGLNENFGKTIALFEDLIKNCQADQAALDAYKVRLKKARANAKQNKGVIMSGLRSYAQYGAQNPFNNVLSDAELDALKADDLINVLHDLFNFKHKVLYYGPKSGNEVVAALKPVHKLPATLKDLPKSKTFAQIPTDKNKVLFAHYDMVQAEVFWVRNSDSYNPSTTPTVSLFNNYFGGGMGSIVFQTIRESKALAYSTYSYFALPSKKTDKDMVMAYVGTQADKFNESTTAMNELLTTLPKSEQLFETAKSGLKKSIASERITQDGIIFSYLKSQRLGNNFDMRKNVYEQAPKLSFTDINSFHDKEMKNKNYTYCLVASQDKVNEADMHKLGEVKKLNLTEIFGY; translated from the coding sequence ATGAATCTGTTAAAAAAACTAACCATCGCTACAAGCATTGCCGCTGCAAGTTTTGCAGGATATGCTTTTGGCCAGGATTTTCAGTGGAAAGAAGCTACTTCTAACGGCTACAAGTACAAATTCGTAACCAATGACCCTACTTCCGCAAGGTATTACACCTTAAAAAACGGATTAACGGTTATTTTGAGCCCTACCAATAAGGACCCGAGAATTCAAACGTATATTGCAACGAAAGCAGGAAGTAAAACCGATCCAGCAGACCACACCGGTCTTGCCCATTATCTGGAACATATGCTTTTCAAAGGAACAAATCAGTTTGGATCTAAAGACTGGGCCAAAGAAAAACCTCTTTTGGACCAGATTGATGCTCTTTACGAAAAGTACAACCAGACTAAGGACGAAGCCAAAAGAAAAGAAATCTACAAAGAAATCGACAGGGTTTCAGGAGAAGCTGCCAAATTTGCAATTGCAAATGAATACGATAAAATGATGGCTGGTATGGGAGCTGACGGAACCAACGCCTTCACCTCTTTTGAACAAACGGTGTATACAGAAGACGTACCATCCAACGTTCTTGACAAATTCCTTGCTGTACAGGCTGAAAGATTCAGAGAACCTGTTCTGAGACTCTTCCACACAGAGCTTGAAGCTGTATATGAAGAAAAAAACAGATCTCTTGATGACGACGGAGATAAAGTTTTTGATACCATGTTTGCCAACCTTTTCCCTAACAACAATTACGGAAAACAAACAACTATCGGAACGATAGAACACTTAAAAAATCCTTCTCTACACGCTATCAGAGAATACTATAACAATTATTATGTTCCCAACAACATGGGAATCATTATGTCCGGAGATTTTAATCCGGATGAAGTAATTGCAAAGATTGACAAGGCTTTCTCGTACATGAAACCTAAGACAATCCCTGAGTATAAAGTAGGACAGGAAAAACCAATTACATCTCCCGTTACAAAAGAAGTGGTAGGTCCTAATCCTGAAAACGTAATGCTTGGTTTCAGATTTCCGGGAGCGTCTACCAAAGATGCAAGAATGCTGAATCTTGTTGGAAATATGTTGACCAACGGACAGGCCGGATTGATCGATCTTGATCTCGTAAAAAAACAAAAATTACTTGGTGCTTACGCAGGGTCTTATGCTTTAAAGGATTATTCAGTTTTACTTTTACAAGGAAAGCCAACGGAAGGACAGTCTTTGGACGAAGTAAAGAATCTTCTTCTTCAGGAAATTGATAAATTAAGAAAAGGAGAATTTTCCGATGATCTGATTCAGTCCATTGTGAACAATGAAAAGAAAGGGATTATTCAGAAGGATGAAAAATATTCGTCAAGAGCAAGTATTCTGATGGATGAATTCACTTCAGATGTTGACCACAAAGCATCGTTGGAATATGTTGATGAAATTTCAAAACTTACGAAAAAGGATATCATGGATTTCGTATCCAAATATCTGCAGAACAACAACTACGTTGCAGTTTACAAAAGAAAAGGAGAAGACAAAAGCATTGTAAAAGTTGATAAACCAACGATCACACCGGTTTCCGTTAACAGAGAAGATCAGTCTCCTTTCTTGAAAAAAATTGACGAAATGCCTGAAAACCCTATCGCTCCGGTATGGTTAAATTACGATAAAGACATCGCTAAAAACAAATTGGCTGATGTGGACGTACTTTCTGTAAAAAATACAGACAATGCCCTGTTCAGAATGTATTATCATTTTGATTCAGGAAAATGGAACAACAAAATCCTTCCATTGGCAGCAGAATATCTTCAGTATTTAGGAACCAAAGACAAATCTTCCGAAATCATCAGTAAGGAATTCTACAAACTTGCCTCAAGCTTCAATGTAAGTGCAGGAAATGAAGAAACTTATGTATCACTGGAAGGTTTAAATGAAAACTTCGGTAAAACGATTGCTTTATTTGAAGATTTGATTAAAAACTGTCAGGCAGACCAGGCTGCTCTTGATGCTTACAAAGTGAGATTGAAGAAAGCCAGAGCAAACGCAAAACAGAATAAAGGAGTAATTATGTCCGGATTGAGAAGCTACGCACAGTATGGCGCTCAAAACCCGTTCAATAATGTGTTGAGCGATGCAGAGCTTGATGCATTAAAAGCAGACGATCTGATCAATGTTCTTCATGACCTGTTTAATTTCAAACATAAAGTATTATACTATGGTCCAAAATCAGGAAACGAAGTGGTGGCAGCTCTGAAACCTGTCCACAAACTTCCTGCAACCCTGAAAGATCTTCCTAAGTCTAAAACTTTTGCTCAGATCCCGACTGATAAGAATAAAGTATTATTTGCTCATTATGACATGGTACAGGCTGAAGTGTTCTGGGTAAGAAACTCTGACTCATACAACCCTTCTACTACTCCTACCGTAAGTTTATTCAATAACTATTTCGGAGGCGGAATGGGATCGATTGTTTTCCAGACGATCAGAGAATCAAAAGCACTGGCTTATTCTACGTATTCTTATTTTGCCCTTCCAAGCAAAAAAACAGACAAGGATATGGTAATGGCTTATGTAGGAACACAGGCAGACAAATTCAATGAGTCTACAACAGCAATGAACGAGCTTTTGACTACCCTTCCAAAATCTGAGCAGTTATTCGAAACTGCGAAAAGCGGATTGAAAAAATCAATTGCTTCTGAAAGAATTACTCAGGACGGAATCATCTTCTCTTATCTGAAATCCCAAAGACTTGGAAACAATTTTGATATGAGAAAGAATGTCTATGAACAGGCACCGAAATTGTCTTTTACAGATATCAATTCGTTCCATGATAAGGAAATGAAAAACAAGAATTACACCTACTGCCTTGTTGCTTCTCAAGATAAAGTGAATGAAGCAGATATGCATAAATTAGGCGAAGTAAAAAAACTTAATTTAACTGAAATATTTGGTTATTAA